In one Chionomys nivalis chromosome 13, mChiNiv1.1, whole genome shotgun sequence genomic region, the following are encoded:
- the LOC130885922 gene encoding histone H2A type 1-H-like, giving the protein MSGRGKQGGKARAKAKTRSSRAGLQFPVGRVHRLLRKGNYAERVGAGAPVYLAAVLEYLTAEILELAGNAARDNKKTRIIPRHLQLAIRNDEELNKLLGRVTIAQGGVLPNIQAVLLPKKTESSHHKAK; this is encoded by the coding sequence ATGTCTGGACGAGGCAAGCAGGGCGGGAAGGCTCGCGCCAAGGCCAAGACCCGCTCCTCCCGGGCCGGCCTGCAGTTCCCCGTGGGCCGCGTGCACCGCCTCCTCCGCAAGGGCAACTACGCCGAGCGGGTGGGCGCCGGCGCCCCGGTGTACCTGGCGGCCGTGCTGGAGTACCTGACGGCCGAGATCCTGGAGCTGGCTGGCAACGCGGCCCGCGACAACAAGAAGACGCGCATCATCCCGCGCCACCTGCAGCTGGCCATCCGCAACGACGAGGAGCTCAACAAGCTGCTGGGCCGCGTGACGATCGCGCAGGGCGGCGTCCTGCCCAACATCCAGGCGGTGCTGCTGCCCAAGAAGACCGAGAGCAGCCACCACAAAGCCAAGTGA
- the LOC130885927 gene encoding histone H2B type 1-H — protein MPDPAKSAPAPKKGSKKAVTKAQKKDGKKRKRSRKESYSVYVYKVLKQVHPDTGISSKAMGIMNSFVNDIFERIAGEASRLAHYNKRSTITSREIQTAVRLLLPGELAKHAVSEGTKAVTKYTSSK, from the coding sequence ATGCCTGATCCTGCGAAATCCGCGCCCGCCCCGAAGAAGGGCTCCAAGAAGGCCGTGACCAAGGCGCAGAAGAAGGACGGCAAGAAGCGCAAGCGCAGCCGCAAGGAGAGCTACTCGGTGTACGTGTACAAGGTGCTGAAGCAGGTCCACCCCGACACCGGCATCTCTTCCAAGGCCATGGGCATCATGAACTCGTTCGTCAACGACATCTTCGAGCGCATCGCGGGCGAGGCGTCGCGTCTGGCGCATTACAACAAGCGCTCGACCATCACGTCCCGAGAGATCCAGACGGCCGTGCGCCTGCTGCTGCCCGGGGAGCTGGCCAAGCACGCCGTGTCCGAGGGCACCAAGGCCGTCACCAAGTACACCAGCTCCAAGTGA
- the LOC130885917 gene encoding histone H2A type 1-E-like, with amino-acid sequence MSGRGKQGGKARAKAKTRSSRAGLQFPVGRVHRLLRKGNYAERVGAGAPVYLAAVLEYLTAEILELAGNAARDNKKTRIIPRHLQLAIRNDEELNKLLGRVTIAQGGVLPNIQAVLLPKKTESSHHKAKGK; translated from the coding sequence ATGTCTGGACGCGGCAAGCAGGGCGGCAAGGCTCGCGCCAAGGCCAAGACCCGCTCCTCCCGGGCCGGCCTGCAGTTCCCCGTGGGCCGCGTGCACCGCCTCCTCCGCAAGGGCAACTACGCCGAGCGGGTGGGCGCCGGCGCCCCGGTGTACCTGGCGGCCGTGCTGGAGTACCTGACGGCCGAGATCCTGGAGCTGGCTGGCAACGCGGCCCGCGACAACAAGAAGACGCGCATCATCCCGCGCCACCTGCAGCTGGCCATCCGCAACGACGAGGAGCTCAACAAGCTGCTGGGCCGCGTGACGATCGCGCAGGGCGGCGTCCTGCCCAACATCCAGGCGGTGCTGCTGCCCAAGAAGACCGAGAGCAGCCACCACAAGGCCAAGGGGAAATAA